Proteins from a single region of Dyadobacter fanqingshengii:
- a CDS encoding MFS transporter, with translation MENQMTKYRWRIVALLFCATTINYLDRQVLGLLKPTLEADFGWSEQDFSHIVMAFQTAYAISLIGFGAIIDKIGTKLGYTISVVVWSIAAMLHAVATGTFSFGFMRALLGLGEAGNFPVAIKATAEWFPKRERALATGIFNSGANIGAVVAPIMVPWILGSYGWQEAFLITGAIGFVWLFFWFRYYEVPAKQARVNQAEFDYIHSDNEPDTSKEAPVKWLDLFKVRQTWAFVFGKMLTDPIWWFFLYWLPSYFAEAFKLNLSKPSPELVIVYTATTIGSIGGGYLSGYFIKKGWPIFRARKTSMLIFAFLVTPIMLAQYTTNIWQAVVLISLAAAAHQAWSANIFTTASDMFPKKAVSSVVGIGGMAGSVGGILFPLLVGIILDNYKAAGNIGGGYNLIFIICGFAYLLAWGVMHLFAPKMERVDI, from the coding sequence ATGGAAAACCAAATGACCAAATACCGTTGGCGGATTGTGGCCCTGCTCTTTTGCGCAACTACGATCAACTATCTGGACCGGCAGGTTCTGGGATTATTAAAACCAACATTGGAGGCCGATTTTGGCTGGTCGGAACAGGATTTCAGTCACATTGTAATGGCTTTTCAAACGGCTTATGCCATTTCGCTGATTGGGTTCGGGGCTATCATTGACAAAATCGGAACCAAATTAGGCTATACGATTTCGGTGGTCGTGTGGAGCATTGCGGCCATGTTGCATGCCGTTGCGACGGGCACATTCAGCTTCGGGTTCATGCGGGCATTGCTCGGACTTGGCGAGGCGGGAAATTTCCCTGTGGCCATTAAGGCAACAGCAGAATGGTTTCCCAAACGTGAACGCGCACTGGCAACGGGAATTTTCAATTCCGGCGCGAACATTGGCGCAGTCGTCGCGCCGATCATGGTTCCATGGATTCTGGGCTCCTATGGCTGGCAGGAAGCGTTTTTGATTACCGGTGCCATTGGTTTTGTGTGGCTATTTTTCTGGTTTCGCTACTATGAAGTTCCTGCCAAACAAGCGCGGGTTAATCAGGCTGAGTTTGACTATATTCATAGTGACAATGAACCTGATACGAGCAAGGAAGCGCCTGTTAAATGGCTGGACCTGTTCAAAGTGAGACAAACCTGGGCTTTTGTTTTTGGTAAAATGCTTACAGACCCCATATGGTGGTTTTTCCTCTATTGGCTTCCCTCCTACTTCGCCGAAGCGTTCAAGCTAAATCTTTCCAAACCAAGCCCGGAACTCGTTATCGTTTACACCGCTACGACTATTGGAAGCATTGGCGGCGGTTATCTTTCAGGTTATTTTATCAAAAAAGGCTGGCCTATTTTCAGGGCCAGGAAGACGTCGATGCTCATTTTTGCATTCCTCGTAACGCCTATCATGCTTGCACAATACACGACTAACATTTGGCAAGCGGTGGTCTTGATCAGTTTGGCGGCAGCGGCGCATCAGGCTTGGAGCGCAAACATTTTCACCACGGCTTCGGATATGTTTCCTAAGAAGGCAGTAAGCTCCGTGGTGGGGATCGGTGGGATGGCGGGATCAGTAGGAGGCATCCTTTTTCCGCTTTTGGTAGGGATAATCTTAGATAATTATAAGGCTGCGGGCAATATCGGCGGCGGTTATAACCTCATTTTTATCATATGCGGCTTCGCTTATCTGCTCGCCTGGGGTGTCATGCATTTGTTTGCGCCTAAGATGGAAAGAGTTGATATTTAG
- a CDS encoding PDDEXK nuclease domain-containing protein — protein sequence MNEEVKPTELISSVRQLIKESRSRVAVAVNAEITMLYYQIGKRINEDVLRNDRAEYGKQVIRILSYDLVSEYGSGWSEKLIRHCMHFASVFPDSSIVSALRRQLSWTHLKSLMYIEDQLKREFYIEICRLENWSSRQLDERIKSMLYERTAISKKPEETIVNDLNLLRDKQKLNPDLVFRDPYFLDFLGLKDVYSEKDLETSIIVELQKFIIELGSDFAFMARQKRITIDNCDYFIDLLFYHRRLRCLVAIDLKMGAFEAGFKGQMELYLRFLEKYEQAEGENAPIGLILCSGKNKEHVELMQLDQANIRVADYLTALPSQELLQEKLHKAVEIARQKVNLKPT from the coding sequence ATGAACGAGGAAGTAAAACCAACTGAGCTAATTTCATCTGTTAGGCAACTCATCAAGGAAAGCAGGTCCAGAGTTGCTGTCGCTGTAAATGCGGAGATCACAATGTTGTATTATCAGATTGGCAAAAGGATTAATGAAGACGTGCTTAGGAATGACCGTGCAGAATATGGCAAACAGGTCATTCGTATTTTAAGCTACGATTTAGTATCAGAATATGGAAGTGGATGGAGTGAAAAGCTGATACGGCATTGTATGCATTTCGCCAGCGTATTTCCAGACAGCTCAATTGTCTCCGCGCTGCGGAGACAATTGAGCTGGACACATTTAAAGTCACTCATGTATATTGAGGATCAGCTCAAGAGAGAATTTTACATTGAGATTTGTCGTCTGGAAAACTGGTCCTCCAGACAGTTAGATGAACGCATCAAATCCATGCTCTACGAGCGAACAGCCATCAGCAAAAAACCGGAAGAAACAATCGTCAATGACCTTAACCTGCTGCGAGACAAACAGAAGCTCAACCCGGACCTTGTTTTTCGTGATCCATATTTCCTTGATTTCTTGGGCTTAAAAGATGTTTATTCAGAAAAAGATCTGGAAACGTCTATCATCGTGGAGCTTCAAAAGTTCATCATTGAACTTGGCAGCGATTTTGCGTTTATGGCGAGGCAAAAGCGTATTACAATTGACAACTGCGATTATTTTATCGACTTGCTCTTCTATCACAGAAGGTTACGATGCCTCGTTGCGATTGACTTGAAAATGGGCGCTTTTGAAGCAGGTTTTAAAGGTCAGATGGAATTGTATTTACGCTTTCTCGAAAAATACGAACAGGCCGAAGGCGAGAATGCGCCCATCGGCCTGATATTGTGTAGTGGTAAAAACAAGGAGCATGTAGAGCTGATGCAACTGGATCAGGCAAACATTCGTGTTGCTGACTATCTTACAGCGCTGCCTTCGCAAGAACTTTTGCAGGAAAAACTGCATAAGGCCGTCGAGATTGCGCGCCAGAAAGTGAATCTTAAACCAACTTAA
- a CDS encoding nuclear transport factor 2 family protein yields MKKTFLLAVFLLLGNIIASAQSSDEKAVAEAVEKLRVSIIAANEPDLLKLTSSSLTYGHSNGLLEDQKEFIRALTSGESKFTKIDLSEQTITISGDVAMVRHKLIGDTHNKGKDPAPVRLGVFTVWQKIKGQWLLIGRQAFKLV; encoded by the coding sequence ATGAAAAAAACATTTTTACTGGCCGTATTTCTCTTGCTGGGAAATATCATTGCCTCCGCACAAAGCAGCGACGAAAAAGCAGTAGCCGAAGCTGTTGAAAAACTTCGCGTCTCTATCATTGCCGCAAACGAGCCCGACTTATTGAAACTCACGTCCTCGTCTCTGACATACGGACATTCAAATGGTCTTCTGGAAGATCAAAAAGAATTCATCCGTGCATTAACAAGCGGCGAATCAAAATTCACAAAAATCGACCTTTCCGAGCAAACCATCACCATTTCCGGTGATGTGGCCATGGTCCGCCATAAACTGATCGGTGACACGCACAACAAAGGCAAAGATCCCGCTCCCGTCCGGCTGGGCGTATTCACAGTCTGGCAAAAAATAAAAGGACAATGGCTTCTGATTGGAAGACAAGCGTTTAAGTTGGTTTAA
- a CDS encoding ATP-grasp domain-containing protein, with the protein MARALTFLCISTYFKGNDFLKALKESGNKVFLITAKKLEHKPWVRDAVDEFFYVEEGEDGTYNMNEIINGLAYIMRERPIDRVVALDDFDVEKAAHIREYFRIPGMGQTTGRYFRDKLAMRTKAAESGILVPGFSALFNDDAINAFIEKYPGPWMIKPRSEASATGIKKMENAAELWETIHELGDKRHAYLVEQYKPGHVYHVDSISYNGRVIFSWNSKYLAPPFDVAHGGGIFRSVTVPFDSSEEHALETLAVDLLKAFGLKHSASHTEVIRCHDDGKYYFLETSSRVGGANLSEMVEASSGINLWKEWAKMETAEAKGDNYKLPAVRKDYSGIIISLARHEWPDLSVFNDPEIVWRMHEPYHVGLVVRAKSREKVIELLDQYADIIQRDYHASAPAPDRPTH; encoded by the coding sequence ATGGCCCGAGCGCTTACGTTTCTTTGCATATCAACATACTTCAAGGGAAACGATTTTCTGAAAGCTTTAAAGGAGTCTGGTAACAAGGTCTTCCTCATTACAGCCAAAAAATTGGAGCATAAGCCATGGGTTAGGGACGCGGTTGACGAGTTTTTTTATGTGGAGGAAGGGGAAGACGGCACTTACAACATGAACGAGATCATCAACGGTCTCGCCTACATCATGCGCGAAAGGCCCATCGATCGTGTGGTGGCGCTGGATGATTTTGACGTGGAAAAAGCGGCGCATATTAGGGAATATTTCAGGATTCCGGGCATGGGGCAAACAACGGGAAGATATTTTAGAGATAAACTGGCTATGCGCACCAAGGCGGCCGAATCGGGGATTTTAGTTCCGGGTTTTTCTGCACTTTTTAATGATGACGCCATTAATGCATTTATAGAAAAATATCCTGGTCCCTGGATGATCAAACCGAGGTCTGAGGCTTCGGCTACGGGGATAAAGAAAATGGAAAATGCTGCGGAGTTGTGGGAAACCATTCATGAGCTTGGTGATAAAAGACATGCTTATTTGGTGGAGCAGTATAAGCCCGGCCATGTTTACCATGTCGATTCTATCTCGTATAATGGCCGGGTTATCTTTTCCTGGAACAGCAAATATCTGGCGCCGCCTTTTGATGTGGCGCACGGAGGTGGCATTTTCAGGTCGGTAACCGTGCCGTTTGATTCCTCGGAAGAGCATGCATTAGAAACGCTCGCGGTGGATCTTTTGAAAGCATTCGGGTTGAAGCACAGTGCATCGCATACGGAGGTAATACGCTGTCATGATGATGGGAAATATTATTTTCTTGAAACGTCGTCCCGCGTAGGAGGGGCTAATCTTTCGGAAATGGTGGAAGCGTCTTCGGGGATTAACCTCTGGAAAGAATGGGCCAAAATGGAGACGGCGGAGGCCAAGGGGGATAATTATAAATTGCCGGCTGTCAGAAAAGATTATTCGGGCATCATTATTTCCCTGGCAAGACATGAGTGGCCGGATCTTTCCGTTTTCAATGATCCCGAAATTGTCTGGCGCATGCATGAGCCTTACCATGTTGGGTTGGTCGTCAGGGCGAAATCTCGCGAGAAGGTGATAGAGTTGTTAGATCAATATGCGGACATTATCCAGAGAGATTACCATGCGTCGGCACCCGCACCGGACAGGCCAACACATTAG